Proteins from a single region of Equus asinus isolate D_3611 breed Donkey chromosome 17, EquAss-T2T_v2, whole genome shotgun sequence:
- the LOC139040433 gene encoding olfactory receptor 5W2-like, producing the protein MNRGNCSSMTEFIFLGITNNTRMKVTLFTVFLVVYLVNLLANLGMLILIRINSQLHTPMYFFLSHLSFCDLCYSTAVGPKMLVDLFAKNRSIPFFGCALQFLIFCIFADSECLLLAVMAFDRYKAISNPLLYRVNMSSRVCSLLMAGVYLVGTADALIHTTLTFRLCFCGSNEINHFFCDLPPLFILSCSDIQVNELVLFTIFGFIELSTISGVLISYCYIILSVLKIHSAEGRFKAFSTCISHLITVAIFQGTMLFMYFRPSSSYSLDQDKMSSLFYTLVIPMLNPIIYSLRNKDVKKALERMETNRWF; encoded by the coding sequence atgaatagaGGAAATTGCTCCTCCATGACTGAATTCATTTTTCTTGGAATCACCAACAACACTAGGATGAAAGTAACCCTATTTACCGTGTTTCTGGTTGTTTATCTCGTTAATCTTCTGGCAAATCTTGGAATGCTCATTTTAATTAGAATAAATTCCCAGCTGCACACAccaatgtacttcttcctcagccACCTCTCTTTCTGTGACCTCTGCTATTCCACAGCAGTTGGGCCCAAGATGCTGGTGGACTTGTTTGCCAAGAACAGATCAATCCCTTTCTTCGGCTGTGCTCTGCAATTCTTGATCTTCTGTATCTTTGCAGATTCTGAGTGTCTACTGCTGGCAGTGATGGCCTTTGATCGGTACAAGGCCATTAGCAACCCCTTGCTCTATAGAGTCAACATGTCCAGCAGGGTGTGCTCCCTGCTCATGGCCGGGGTTTATCTGGTGGGAACGGCAGATGCTTTGATACACACAACATTAACGTTCCGCTTATGTTTCTGTGGGTCAAATGAgattaatcatttcttctgtgatttacCACCACTTTTCATCCTTTCCTGCTCTGATATACAGGTCAATGAGTTGGTGTTATTCACCATTTTTGGCTTCATTGAACTGAGTACCATTTCGGGAGTTCTTATCTCTTATTGCTATATTATCCTGTCAGTCTTGAAGATCCACTCTGCTGAGGGGAGGTTCAAAGCTTTCTCCACCTGCATCTCCCACCTAATCACTGTGGCAATTTTCCAGGGAACTATGCTCTTCATGTATTTCAGGCCAAGCTCTTCCTACTCCCTAGATCAAGACAAAATGTCCTCGTTGTTTTACACCCTTGTGATTCCTATGTTAAATCCTATAATTTATAGCCTGCGGAACAAGGATGTGAAAAAGGCCCTGGAAAGAATGGAAACTAATAGATGGTTTTAA